The window TAGAGTTGCACCCTGGAGCAGGTGGTACGGAGTCTCAAGACTGGGGTTCTATGCTACTTCGTATGTACACGCGCTGGGCCGAGAAAAAAGGGTTCAAAGTGGAAACACTTGATTACTTACCAGGTGATGAAGCGGGGATTAAAAGTGTAACGCTATTAATAAAAGGTCATAACGCTTATGGTTATCTGAAAGCAGAAAAAGGCGTTCACCGACTAGTTCGTATTTCTCCATTCGACTCATCGGGCCGCCGCCATACTTCTTTTGTGTCATGTGATATTATGCCTGAGTTCAATGATGAAATTGAAATTGATATTCGTACGGAAGATTTAAAAGTTGATACGTATCGTGCAAGTGGTGCTGGTGGTCAGCATATAAACACAACTGACTCCGCTGTACGTATCACGCATTTACCTACAAATGTCGTTGTAACATGTCAAACAGAGCGTTCTCAAATTAAAAACCGTGATCGTGCGATGAAAATGTTACAAGCGAAATTGTATCAAAAAAAATTAGAAGAACAACAAGCTGAGCTTGACGAAATTCGTGGCGAGCAAAAGGACATTGGCTGGGGAAGCCAAATTCGCTCTTACGTTTTCCACCCATACTCGATGGTTAAAGATCACCGCACAAACACGGAGATTGGAAACGTTCATGCGGTAATGGATGGCGAGTTAGATTCGTTCATTGATGCATATTTACGTTCGAAAATTTAATATTTTTGATTTGTTACCAGTGATTTTCGCGGAAAATCACTGGTTTTTTAATGAAGTGCGAAGGTGTTGTATCATAATGATGGTTTTTGGAAGTGGAAACGACTACCTTCATTTGTTTTATCGGCGAAAATCGAGGGTTAATCGGCGAAGATGAGCATCTTTTCGGCGAAAATCATGATTCAATCGGCGAAAGCTGATGTCCAATCAGCGAAAAGAAATTAAT is drawn from Bacillus alkalisoli and contains these coding sequences:
- the prfB gene encoding peptide chain release factor 2 (programmed frameshift); protein product: MELAEIRNELEKLAKQLNNFRGLFDLEVKEKRIAELDEMMSHPEFWNDQNAAQTVINETNALKGQIHQFYDLNESHENLDLTFELVKEEKDDELQAELESELKELTSQFNDFELQMLLSEPYDKNNALLELHPGAGGTESQDWGSMLLRMYTRWAEKKGFKVETLDYLPGDEAGIKSVTLLIKGHNAYGYLKAEKGVHRLVRISPFDSSGRRHTSFVSCDIMPEFNDEIEIDIRTEDLKVDTYRASGAGGQHINTTDSAVRITHLPTNVVVTCQTERSQIKNRDRAMKMLQAKLYQKKLEEQQAELDEIRGEQKDIGWGSQIRSYVFHPYSMVKDHRTNTEIGNVHAVMDGELDSFIDAYLRSKI